The window ataaaagtatacttttaagtataacagtagtaaactttgagtacacaactagtttacatcaaTGTTTTTAGCTTGTATTGCAAAtatactaaaagtgaatttataggtatactgatagtttactaattaaatatgtgtagtagcatttttagtacactttgaagtatagtctccataaactactagtttaatagttttatactgcaagtatactcataagttttctttaagtgaactttacatcatactttgagtatactactatgtccctatctAGGTaataatttgtacatattttgttatataaatatattaacatacaaaacaaaaagaaagaacaggatatctgcttgtaaacaaaaacattttattctagcttcatgcattctttaaaaaaaaaaaaaaaaaaaaaaaaaacgcttgaATGTGgctaagtttcataaataaaaaaaaaataaaataaaataaataaaaatcaacaacattttgaacaaaaagctaaaaacaaGACTATGAATTTGATTCAGAATGATATAATCAAAATGTGGatttcagtttcttcttcacttgtgttttttttttttttttttggaaattctgtacagaagatgtgtactAGTGCCCCCTactgtataacaatgaaaacgtGGATTCTAGGAGCGCAAGaatagctcaaatatattttgactttttctaagtataagtatacttaaatgtaattttaagtttatttctgagaagtatataaaaagtaaactaaaagtatactttcctatgtttagtttaaaagaagtacactaatagcacacttgaataaacatttttttttttgcaagggTTCACCAAACACATATGAACccttttgaaaaagaaatacacTTTACCatataaatgtactttaaaagaTACTTAAGTgcgaattgaaaaaaaaaaaaaggttccagacacttaattacattatttgcaatttaatgaaaatgaataatttaaataaatattatttatatataatttattttaatataatttaatattaaatgcaattagttgaatttttgtttatttagaaatattaaaaagcacACTTTTTAAAGGTGTACTTAAGTTTGTTAGGAGACATTATCCATCAAAGCAAACTCTTTTCATGTGCACTTAAGTGACCTTTTAGTTCATTATCTGCAGGTAcagttttttaaagtatgtttttaTGATTTGAAGTGCACTACAATAGCACATTCAGTACAATTAAGCTCACGGCTTTGTCACAAAAGGGGATACAATGACCCTTTGTGTTCTGGCTTAGGAAGTGGTATTGTCAGTTTCTTTAGTGCACGTTGATTCTGGTTTGTTACTGTACTGTTTGTTACTATGTCAGCTTAAAAGCATCATGGTTTAGCTTAAAGTATACTGTAGATGgtcacattttttctttttcttgctgcacattttcatattttttctgAGTGTATGCACAAACAGCAGTATTTCTCACTGCAGATGTTGGTTTCAGCTCACTGCAAGTCTACATTCTTCACATACCACACAGTTTTTTTATGGCAGGCTGCCATTTGCAGACTGCCTGTTTTACCTGCAGCCAACtgcaaatgttacaaaaagaaCTAATGTGCTTAGTATGCACAGACGCATGTTCACACTTGTGGTTGGTTGCATACATTACGCATTCTTCAGAGTTTCAGCGTCAAATATTAGCTCACGAGTGTGTCATCATCTACCTTATATAGGTGCCGCACTCTTGTGGATAACTAAatagagagagagtgtgttgaaatatatagtttattattttaaaattgattatttttattttaattgatttaatttattttgccaAAACCACTAAATTACAGTTATACAGTCAAAGCTACGGCAAAACCCGGCTAACTGGTTAGTCGATTTTTCAAATAGCATgtcctacactctaaaaaatgctgggttaaaaacaacccaacctGAGTTACTTGGCAACCCAGTGCTAAGTAAATATTGGATAGAACACatactgggttattttgacccagctggttgggttaaatgtttttaccaaacatgctgggttattttatttaagtcaactgttGTTTGAAAagtattatattgctggcttaaaatggactggaacttataaaaacacacacaaaatgactagaagcaacaacaataaatcaaaagatgaacatttattattaagcaagaacacatggacaaaatacaagacaaatttaatttatttgggtggaTACAgcataatttacaatattacatacatttaaactcatttaacaagcatttcagacataaaaaatgtaacatttaaaagtagaattttaatttcagtgtattcaaccattctctgtTTAACAAGTGCGGGGCCGAGAGCCGTGGGAACGGAGCGTGGCCGGTGGAGTTTAATGATAATGAGCAACACCTGCGCCACGCACCGGTCTCAAGTCGTTCCAGCACCACCGCCTCGACTGccgcacacaaaacacaaaatgaagtCCAGGCCTGGTCCTCTCTCTTCTTCCACTGTCGTCACTCCTTCTTTTATCCTTCCGGAGCTCCTCCGTAGGACTTGAGACCGGTGAGTGGCCCAGGTGTCGCTCATTATCATTCAACTCCACCGACCTCGCTCCGTTCCCATGGCTCTCATCCCCGCCCTACTCATTACactctgtaatcgctttttatCAAAATAGCGTAaattctcatgccggtgtgtcacagaaatctgagccggtgaagggctgtTGTTTGCCAGGTaaactgcgaacttcagaccgcggccttgcgtttcactcgtagctgaaagatgtcttgactgactccaaaaactgctcataaacaaacagtactgacattagagaacatattttaagattaaactcagtacaataacgaataaaatcgatttattttatgcaaagcaaCAGGCGTTTCCAACTGCTGACGCAGTtgactgacatctcatccttatgttgcgctgcgtaaaataatacaatttacagtaaagacaaatgaaataaaatgtatataaaacctttattttactGAAGAAGTTCAAATCGGTGGCACTGAGAACCGcactctcctgtagaggactcaaaatgCCCACtctctgactgactgtaaccagggttgccaggttttcacaacaaaacccaccaaactgctactcaaaactagcccaatggcATTTTGAAGGGGGGTCTcccattaaaaattgcattccgggggataaaatacacatttttttgtcgGGCTTGCTCTGCAAAATTCTTATCTCAGGGGGTAAATATAATGTTactggggtcacttcaacccgtggacatcaaaaacaaccagCGGCAACACTGTTAAACTGAGGAAAACCTAGGACTTGGCAACATTGATTGTAATTCAGCAGCTGGATTGTTTTGTTggagacaggcttaacccagcggttgggtggAAAAAcataacccagcattaaaaatggcCCAGCAACTTAAAAATAACTctataaaatgacccaacaagttgagaCCAGTAtttgggattaaaaaaaaaacccagcacctgggtaaaaatatttgaaatagcccaataaaatgacccaatgggctaaacccagcatttgggttaaaaaaataacccagcattttttagagtgtatcaAATAATATCAGTGTGCCTTCCAGCTTGTTACTTTTCACATAGAGAAGTATCTAGAGAAGCAGGAAACCTAACTGCATAAGGATTAGTTTCCTGTCATCTTAACAAGGGTTGAAATATGACTGATAGAATATGTATTTACTCTGCCTATTCTGAACCCGATGTCACAACACCCTGTCCTGTTCAAACCTGTGCTGAACTGAGTCTACATCTACCCTGCCTTAATGTCTCATAACTACTGACATCACAGAGTCATGACTCTCCCTGTATCCGTTTATATTCTTTCATCAGTTTCATTCTTTCACCATGTTTTATTTCTCAATTAGAGGCCTGGGGCCCACTAGGTACCTCATCAAACTTCCGGTGGGgcctaaaaatgatttaaaataagattaaaacgACCATTAGAATGAGccaaaacaactaaaataattttaattcaccTGCtcttcagctatttttttttttctgtcaaagaAGCAGACTTCTTATTGCCTATAGGCCTTGTGCCCCAgtgattttaagaaaataaaatgaataaagtcattaactaactttgaataaagtcgttatttttgttttctttgcgtacaaaaagtattcttgtagcttcgttaaattacagttgaatccccgatgtcacatggactatttttttttacattgctgtctatgggagggtcagagagctgtctgaatccatcaaaaatatcttaatttgtttttccgaagacgaacaaagcttttacgggttcggaacgacatgggggtaagtgattaatgacaaaattttcattttggggaggagtaaccctttaactgaCTCGAAGCTCACCAAGAAAACGGGTTTGTTATGCTGAAGTAATCTGCAAAAAATAGCATAGCATAACCGCTGAATTGCCTCAAggaatgttgttgttttagtcCTGATTAAAGGCTATTTTTGAGCTTTGCCAGTACAgatgtttgtattatttttttcttattaagaggcataaaatgtaaaagtaaaaaaaaaaaaaaaaaaagaagcataaAGTAGCATAACTGCTGAGTTGCCTCAAGGAATGTTGTTGCTAAAGGCTGTTTTTGagcagtactttttttttttttttgattgattgaGTGATTAGAAATAACCAAATACTGGGGAGGGGAAGGGTACTAGTGTAACAGGTGACAGTATTCTCAATGCAAGACAATATGTGATTGAGATTGAAGACAACCCAAAAGAATGCCATGTTGGTGATGTCACAGGAAATATATAGacaataaattagtaaaaatgcttttattttatactaagtataatTCAAGtctgttaaataatttttaaataatatcagtcccttaaatgcaaaatatttaaagtgtacctaaagtatacttgcaatagttccactttagcacaatcaaatatacttaagtatatctttagttagAAATCAGCATTgtttctgcacaattaaagtgcattaagtacaaaatcaGTTGTTCCactttagcagactttaaatataccagtttattatactaaaaatacaattgcagggtattttttattaagaacataatataaatgtatttgtagtatgtttagcatgaaataaatgtgttttaaatatttcagtatatttattttttactagggtatTTAACACTGCCCAGGTATTCAACTCCAACAGATATCAAAACAAGTGCATTGTAGGACCATAGGTTTAGTTTAGAGTATCCTGTGTTTTCTATAGTCACTGACTACTGCAAAAAGACCCTATCAGATGACTGAAAGGAAGACCAGGTTTTTGCTGAACTAGTCAAATAAAGGCTACATACCGTTGTGATCGTCAGACTTTAAAGATGAGCATCTGGCTGATGATGATCTGGGTTTCTCACACTGTGGGAACAGGTAAAAATCTTTTTAGTAATTTCATAATGTGtgcaattgtattttaattttccaCTAAATTGcttaaaaagtgtatttaaatatgCTTTAATCTGTgagatatttatttgtttgtatatttgtgttttgctaATGATATTCTTTCACTTTAGCAAACATTTAGTATAATGGATGGCCTATGTACATTACATGGGCTGGAGTTTTGTAACAGAAATGAAATGCTTCTTTATGTTGTTCAAAACTGAATTGCAGAAGAGCCAAAACAGAAAAGAGTTTACACCATAACAAATATTACAATCTTTTCATCTAGCGACAACACCGTTCATTGTAACACAGTGGCCGCCAGTGGCTGAAGTGATGGCTGGAGAAGACGTTGTTTTAAAGTGCAACATTGTAGAGCTGTATTCCCCTTGTTCAACGGTGGCTTGGCTGAGAGTCATTCCTGAGAACGCGACAATCACCCTCACCGACAGACTTCAGATCGATCCTCATCACTTGTCCAATAAGTGGACTAGTATTTGTACTGGTGTTATCACCAATTCAACGGTGCATGACTCCAGTATGTACTACTGCGTGGCTGTGCAAAGCCGCTTTGCTCACATTGGAAATGGATCCAGAGTCATTGTGAAAGGTGAGATGTAATAATAACCTCTTTATTGTgaattaatgtatataaatagaagttgcaagacaaaaatgtaattgctgGCACCCTGGAAGGTCAACCTAAGACTTTTTGAAGTATTAGACAATGCATTGCCCAAAATGGAAGTCCAAAGCACCACAAGTAACTTTTAGgagtgttttttctttacaaaaatagcCACATGCATTgcatatttttatgcatttcctcaataaaaatgaattagtaACTGTGGTACCCTGGATTTATGACCTGAGCTGAAAAATATTTAcccatttttattaatattatttaatttaaatgccaATTCACACACAGACGCAGACCAATGCTAACAGCCGTTGAAGTACCGACAGATGCTGAAAGTGATAACATACAGATCAGACAAAACCAGACGAATGTGTTTGTCAGCGTCTGTCGGTGCAGTGTGAATTGGTCTTTCACACCAAGGATGATAACTTTAAAGATAACTCATCCACACCAGCGGAAAATAGCTGCGTTTTCATTACCCTTCAAACTGCTGAAACTGAGAATTGAAAATACGTAAAtttcgcaaaaactcccatatattgcaaaaacgtttttatgttcgcatgaggtggtttttcagtcaattcgaaaaaggaatatgtcacaaaactgcaatggaaacggATTTTTCGCATTTACGGGTCACCTTGTAcataaaagtcacatgatcattctttaagtaagggataatgtacatccagccggtTGCTATCGCAGGATAAAGCACGACAGGCTTATCAGCAGCCCAACGCAAAGTGGAGTTCAAACTAGATGGACATTTGGGCGATGGTGCAGTCATACCACAACATTTCAACACATTAATATTTATGGCGATAAAATATATTGATCTAggagaaaaatgtttcaaaatcttaCCAGTTATCTTATAAGCCATTACAGTTTACAAAACAATCGTCGCAAAATgacagcagctgcatttgtatgaaatgaGAGAGCGAGTCcgcgataccaggatgacataattaaataatcatactcattattatattaaattgagttttaatattttattagccagccaaacgcaaagcttccacgaAGAAAAAGTGTTCAAACAGCGCCGACTACAGGCAGTTACCCGGATGAGCTTGTGTTATTAGTTTTTACCGGTTGTCCGGGAATATCATGCTGCATTCACGCCATATCGTAAATACCGTAATTTAGAGATGACAGCATATGACGTTCTACTCGGAGCTGTTCACGTCCTCAGACTCAGATTAATGCTTTTCTATAGCAACACTATCAACGTCCAGACAGAAGCCTACGTTGGTCAGGTCGTACAgcggtcatgtggtacaagtcgtagctctcagaagactcccagttcacaagttgtaattacgagttctacAAGTACGTGAACACTTTAtacaagttggaatctcgtaattacgggaattccgatatggcgtgaacgcacctTCAAACCTTGGAATGTGGTGACTGACCAATCCGAATCGAGTATTCCACGGAACCGTGTAATAATGTACTATTGCCTCAAAAACACCTCGTATGTGGCCACTTACACAAGCACTGACTACACAATGCTTGAATAAAGGGCTTGCTTCGTTGTTAAAGCTTGAATAACCCCTTATTTACACCGCACAAGTCTGCAGAGCTGAtcacggccactctagtcaatgcttgtgtttgtaACCAGGCGCGCCGCGGCTCATTTCAGTTTCAGTGATTAAACCTACCAACGTCCATCGTCATGACTTATCACGAGAGGATAAAATTGTTTTAGTTGcataacatcggttaatggaaacACCGTCATTTCACAACGGTTTTTTTATCTACATTTGTAAAAcatcgcaaaagttttgcgcaaatctTTAATAGAAGCGCACCTAATACAGTCTGTTTATTCTAAGCACACACTCGTCTGCCGAATTCTCGAGCTGGTTATAGCAGGATCGATTCTGATTGGGTGTcagtgtttttatcattcatcagtAGGAAAAAAATCGTTCTGTTGATTCCAACAATATTGTTTCTCTGTGCCTTTATTGTTATAGCTGTGGTGTGGACGCTGCTATACtttaatactgagaaaattTTTTAGACCAATATGTTTATTGCTTTATAGTTATTGcccttggtgtgaacaggccttacTTCTTATTTTTTACGTGCTGAATTTACCGCAGCTCCTtttatacactttaaaaaatagagTCTAAAAAGTGGGTTTCGTAGCAATGCAACTGAAGAACCAACTTAGGTTCCCCAATGAACCTtcataaaataaccatttttttctcttaaggCCAATTCACACCGCACAGACAAACGCCAACAAACACGTTTGTTGGGTTTCGTTGGATCAGTGTGTTTCCTGTCAGCATCTGTTGCCGTTGGTTGGGGTTTGTTTTCACCCAACTGAACATGTTAAGTCAGTGTTTGTTGGTGTCTGTTGGGGCAGTGTGAACATGAcatgattattttcataaaattctTCATCCAACGGCCTTGTTTGTTGCTGTTTGTTGGCATTTATCTGTGTGGTGCGAATTGGCCTTTAGTGTGAAGAAAATTtcaataatctaaagaaccttttgcactgtaaagaaccttttgtggaatggaaagattCCATAGATATTAAAGGTTCTTCAAGGAATTGTCAAtgctaataaacaacatttacttttaagagtgtatgtgcCTCACGGCTGAGTTAGAGCAACATAATGACTGCCACAAAACAGTTCAAAGGCTTTATGATGTTTAGTATTTATTTCCATTGTAACCAAATATTTCCCCTAATCTCTTTCCAGAACACACGGTGTTTCCTGTTATTGATATTCTTACACCGCTGATCACAAACAGTCCTTTGGTCCCTATTCAGTGTGTTGTGAATGGGGTCAAGGCCTCTCGCGTTCATATGTTCTGGATTGTGGAGGGGAGAAAAGAGAAAGGACAGCCAGTTTTGACACATGGGAATAATGGTGCCATCCAAATCACTAGGAACCAGATCCTGATTACTGCTGAGGAGTGGGAAAGGAGggtgcagtgtgtgtgtgtagtggaGTTTGGAGGACAGCTTTATACCAAGACACTTCAGCCATTTGGTACAGTATAACAATATCTCTAAAAtcagcctggtctcattgtttatacgtAGGTAATTATACGTAACATTTAGAGGcacaaaacttacatttttatacgtttttattgatgctaaaaCATTCAACATATTccagtgtttaaaaaacataaaatatatatgtatcttttatatcattaagatattCGTATCAAtgcctttttataattttaccaATAAGCGTTTTAGATCTAtaacctacccccaaacctaaacctacccattttatagtgcatataaaaggatataaaatgcaactgaccaaaatatgcagagaaattatcattttagtaacaatattgaataaaaatattttttgtagtcgctaatcccactcctACCTCTAAACTTAACCATAACTCTCTCTGTACAGTAatacatgaaaacatgacagacagataagtgcaatcacaattgtttatttattgcaaaaatgtcaaaagcagtACCAAAAAGCAGTCCAAATGACGATGTGTTGTAGCCGCAGTCCTTTCTGGTGGGATATGGAAGGTTTGTGAG of the Labeo rohita strain BAU-BD-2019 chromosome 19, IGBB_LRoh.1.0, whole genome shotgun sequence genome contains:
- the LOC127181721 gene encoding uncharacterized protein LOC127181721, whose amino-acid sequence is MMIWVSHTVGTATTPFIVTQWPPVAEVMAGEDVVLKCNIVELYSPCSTVAWLRVIPENATITLTDRLQIDPHHLSNKWTSICTGVITNSTVHDSSMYYCVAVQSRFAHIGNGSRVIVKEHTVFPVIDILTPLITNSPLVPIQCVVNGVKASRVHMFWIVEGRKEKGQPVLTHGNNGAIQITRNQILITAEEWERRVQCVCVVEFGGQLYTKTLQPFGTV